From Pseudomonas hefeiensis, one genomic window encodes:
- a CDS encoding ABC transporter permease, whose translation MNAILENKPAAAPARTRRRLPTELSIFLVLIGIGLVFEVFGWIVRDQSFLMNSQRLVLMILQVSIIGLLAIGVTQVIITTGIDLSSGSVLALSAMIAASLAQTSDFTRAVFPSLTDLPVWIPVVAGLGVGLLAGAINGSIIAITGIPPFIATLGMMVSARGLARYYTEGQPVSMLSDSYTAIGHGAMPVIIFLVVAVIFHIALRYTKYGKYTYAIGGNMQAARTSGINVKRHLVIVYSIAGLLAGLAGVVASARAATGQAGMGMSYELDAIAAAVIGGTSLAGGVGRITGTVIGALILGVMASGFTFVGVDAYIQDIIKGLIIVVAVVIDQYRNKRKLKR comes from the coding sequence ATGAACGCGATACTGGAAAACAAACCCGCGGCCGCACCGGCCCGGACACGTCGGCGGCTACCGACGGAACTGAGTATCTTCCTGGTGCTGATTGGCATCGGCCTGGTGTTCGAAGTGTTCGGCTGGATCGTGCGCGACCAGAGTTTCCTGATGAACTCCCAGCGCCTGGTGCTGATGATCCTGCAAGTGTCGATCATCGGTCTGCTGGCCATCGGGGTGACCCAGGTGATCATCACCACCGGTATCGACCTGTCGTCCGGTTCGGTGCTGGCGTTGTCAGCCATGATCGCCGCCAGCCTGGCCCAGACGTCGGACTTCACCCGGGCGGTGTTCCCCTCCCTGACGGACTTGCCGGTGTGGATACCGGTGGTGGCGGGGCTGGGTGTTGGGCTGTTGGCCGGAGCGATCAATGGCAGCATCATCGCCATCACGGGCATCCCACCCTTTATTGCCACCCTCGGCATGATGGTCTCGGCCCGCGGTCTGGCGCGTTACTACACCGAAGGCCAGCCGGTGAGCATGTTGTCCGATTCCTATACGGCCATCGGTCATGGTGCCATGCCGGTGATCATCTTCCTGGTGGTGGCGGTGATTTTCCATATCGCCCTGCGCTACACCAAGTACGGCAAATACACCTACGCCATCGGCGGCAACATGCAGGCGGCGCGCACCTCGGGCATCAACGTCAAGCGCCACTTGGTGATCGTCTACAGCATCGCCGGCTTGCTGGCGGGGCTGGCCGGGGTGGTGGCTTCGGCACGGGCCGCCACCGGGCAGGCCGGCATGGGCATGTCCTATGAGCTGGACGCGATTGCCGCAGCGGTGATCGGCGGCACCAGTCTGGCCGGAGGGGTGGGGCGCATCACCGGGACGGTGATCGGCGCGCTGATCCTCGGGGTCATGGCCAGTGGGTTCACCTTCGTCGGGGTCGATGCCTATATCCAGGACATCATCAAGGGGCTGATCATTGTGGTGGCGGTGGTCATCGACCAGTACCGCAACAAGCGTAAACTCAAACGCTGA